The following coding sequences are from one Musa acuminata AAA Group cultivar baxijiao chromosome BXJ2-4, Cavendish_Baxijiao_AAA, whole genome shotgun sequence window:
- the LOC103982732 gene encoding cytochrome P450 86B1-like has product MNSGNQTTLFSYSFNASTTANVEMARILTEIQVLELLFAISIFVTIHSLRQGTVRGLAVWPVVGMSPSLLLGLRKDIYEWITGMVDRQGGTFIFCGPWFTNLHCVITADPRNLEHMLKTKFSNYPKGEYFRDTLRDLLGDGIFNADDETWRGQRKTASLEFHSAAFRSMTVQSLLELVHSRLLPVLAEAHEHRKPFDLQDVLLRLTFDNVCMIAFGTDPGCLRPGLPEIPFAKAFENATEAATIRFLTPTSIWKAFRYLDFGIERCLRQSIYRVDEFAYEVIRRRKKELASGEPEKSTRSDILTSFTKLRDETGNPYSDKFLRDICVNFILAGRDTSSVALAWFFWLLSQHQEVEDRILKELREIIAEREGEGEGELVFKPEEVKKMEYLHAALRESLRLYPSVPVDHKEVVEDDVFPDGTVVKKGTKVLYAVYAMGRLESIWGKDCRDYKPERWLRNGRLVSESAYKFPAFNGGLRLCLGRDFAYYQMKFVAASILHRYRVEVAADHPVEPKIALTLYMKHGLLVTLRRRDEA; this is encoded by the exons ATGAACTCCGGCAACCAAACCACCCTCTTCTCCTACAGCTTCAATGCTTCCACCACCGCTAATGTGGAGATGGCTCGGATCTTGACGGAGATCCAGGTCTTGGAGCTCCTCTTTGCCATCTCCATATTTGTGACCATCCACTCGCTGAGGCAAGGGACGGTTCGTGGCCTTGCGGTGTGGCCGGTGGTCGGCATGTCGCCGTCCCTCCTCCTTGGCCTTCGCAAAGACATATATGAGTGGATCACCGGCATGGTCGACCGTCAGGGCGGCACGTTCATCTTCTGCGGCCCGTGGTTCACCAACCTTCACTGTGTCATCACCGCAGACCCTCGAAACTTGGAGCACATGCTCAAGACCAAGTTCTCTAACTATCCCAAGGGCGAGTACTTCCGCGACACGCTCCGGGATCTCCTGGGCGACGGCATCTTCAACGCCGACGACGAGACCTGGCGCGGGCAGCGCAAGACCGCCAGCCTCGAGTTTCACTCCGCGGCGTTCCGGTCCATGACGGTGCAATCCCTGTTGGAGCTCGTCCACTCGAGGCTCCTCCCGGTGCTGGCGGAGGCCCACGAGCACCGGAAGCCTTTCGATCTCCAGGACGTGCTCCTGCGACTGACCTTCGACAATGTGTGCATGATCGCCTTCGGCACCGACCCGGGCTGCCTGCGCCCGGGGCTGCCGGAGATACCTTTCGCCAAGGCCTTCGAGAACGCCACCGAGGCAGCCACCATACGCTTCCTGACTCCGACGTCCATATGGAAAGCTTTCCGCTACCTCGACTTCGGGATCGAGCGATGCCTCCGGCAGTCCATATACCGCGTAGACGAGTTCGCCTACGAGGTGatccggaggaggaagaaggagctCGCATCGGGCGAGCCAGAAAAATCAACCAGATCCGACATTCTGACGTCGTTCACGAAGCTAAGAGACGAAACCGGGAACCCATACTCCGACAAGTTCTTGAGAGACATATGCGTCAACTTCATACTCGCCGGCCGCGACACCTCGTCGGTGGCCTTGGCCTGGTTCTTCTGGCTGCTGAGCCAGCACCAGGAGGTGGAGGACAGAATCCTCAAAGAACTAAGGGAGATAATAGCTGAGagggaaggagaaggagaaggtgagTTGGTGTTCAAGCCAGAGGAAGTGAAGAAAATGGAGTATCTGCATGCAGCCTTGAGGGAGTCTCTCAGACTGTATCCTTCAGTGCCAGTGGACCACAAGGAG GTTGTGGAAGACGATGTGTTCCCTGATGGCACGGTGGTGAAGAAAGGAACAAAGGTGCTCTACGCGGTCTACGCCATGGGAAGACTGGAGAGTATATGGGGGAAGGACTGCAGGGACTACAAGCCGGAGCGGTGGCTCAGGAATGGGCGCTTGGTGAGCGAGTCAGCGTACAAGTTCCCGGCCTTCAACGGGGGGCTGCGGCTGTGCCTGGGGCGGGACTTCGCCTACTACCAGATGAAGTTCGTCGCCGCATCCATCCTGCACCGCTACCGGGTGGAGGTGGCGGCCGACCACCCCGTGGAGCCCAAGATAGCGCTCACCTTGTACATGAAGCACGGCCTGCTGGTCACCCTCCGCCGGAGAGACGAAGCTTAG